Within Caproicibacterium argilliputei, the genomic segment TACATAAAGGGCGTAATCAACAAGGCTGTGCGTAAAAGAGCAAAAAAAGGCAGCTTGACAACCTCTGATAAGATTGACCGCATCGTGACCAACCGCATTCTTGCTTTGCCGATTTTTGCGGGCATCATTTGGCTGATGTATTACATCTCTGTGACGACAGTCGGCGATGTGGCGACCAGTTTCATGAATGACACGCTGTTCGGCGCCGTCATTCCGGACGCAGTAACCGGCTGGTTGACCAGTGTGAATGCGGCGCCGTGGCTGCAGAGCCTGCTGGTGGACGGTATCATCGGCGGTGTGGGTACGGTTTTGGGCTTTGTGCCGCAGATGCTGCTGATTTTCTTCTTCCTGTCCGTTTTGGAGGATTCCGGTTATATGGCACGTGTGGCGTTCATCATGGACCGCATTTTCCGCCGCTTCGGTCTTTCTGGCAAGTCCTTTATTCCCATGCTGATTGGCTCCGGCTGCGGCGTGCCCGCTATCATGGCAACCCGTACCATTGAGAATGAAAAGGATCGCCGCATGACCATTATGCTGGCACCGTTCATTCCCTGCACTGCAAAAACGGTGATTATTGGCATGATTACCGTGACCTTCTTCCCGCATTCTTCATTCATTGCGCCGGCCATGTATCTGCTCGGCATTGTCATTATTGTGCTGTCCGGTATTGCGATGAAGAAGACCAAGTATTTTGGTGGGGACCCGGCACCGTTCGTCATGGAACTGCCGGCGTATCACATTCCGTCTTTCAAGGGCGTGCTGATTCATATGTGGGAGCGCGCACGTGCATTCATTATCAAGGCAGGTACCATTATTTTTGTTGCCTGCGTTGTGATTTGGCTGCTGTCCAAGTTCAGCTGGAATATGCAGTTCCTGGATGACCAGATTGACCAGAGCATTTTGGCAAGCATCGGCGGTGCCGTTTCCTGGTTCTTTGCTCCGCTTGGCTTTGGCAACTGGAAAGGTGCGGTCGCGGTCATCAGCGCAGAGATGGCAAAGGAACAGGCAATCGGTACGCTGGCTGTGCTCAACGGCGTTGCAGACGGAGCTGCTGACAGCGCGGTTTCTGCTGGGATTGCCACCATGTTTACGGCAGCGGGCGCGTTTTCCTTCATGGTGCTTAACCTGTTTGACCCGCCCTGCCTGGTTGCCATGGCAACCACCATGCGCGAGATGGGCAGCCGCAAATGGGGCTGGATCGCCATCGGCTACCAGTGCGCGGTTGGTTATGCACTGGCGTTCATCTGCTACCAGTTCGGCGTTCTTTTCACCGGTGCTTCCTTCAGCGTCGGCACAGCGTTTGCACTTGCAGTGATTGCGTTAATTATCTATCTGGTTGCACGGAAAAATAAGTATAAAGAACACAATACAGAGTCGGTTCGTGCGGTTTCGGCCGCCGCCGGCAGGTAAAACGACAGGAGGTGCGGCTTCATGCTTGCAACAGTTCTTATTACACTGGTCTTGGTGGCGCTAATGGCAGCGGTCATTGCCAGGGAAATCTATAATCGAAAACATGGCAAAGGCGGCTGCAGCGGTTGCAGCGGAGGCTGCAGCAGCTGCTCCGGTAACTGCCATCCCAAGTAAAAACGGTATCAAAAAAGGCGGGCTTTTTGCCCGCCTTTTTTTTGTCCTTATGCGCCCTGTACGGAGGAGGCGGTGTCTGCGTGGCTTGTTCCTTGAAAATTTCCATGCTCATCAAACAGCGGCATCTGTGCGGACTGCAACTGGTATTCCTTCGGCGTCAGGCCGGTGTGCTTCTTAAATAGGGAGATAAAGTAGCTTTGCGAAGAATAGGAAAGCAGGTAAGAAATTTCGGAAGAAGAATATTCCGAGTATTTGAGAAGCCCCTGCGCCTCCTCAATTTTTTGTTCATTGATGTAATCGACCAGTGACTGGCGCGTTTCCTTTTTAAAGAGTTGCGCCAAATAGCTGCTGTTGTACCCGGTGTAGGCGGCAATCGTTTGTACCTTCAGTTTTTCGAAAATATGGTTCTGCACATACTCCATGCACTTTTGAATCGGCTTGGAGTAGGAACTGAGCTTGGAACGCTTGACGCGGGTGGTGAACTCCAGCAGCACCTTTTCTGCCAGGCTGTCAACTTCCAGCGCAGAAGCGGCGCTTTCCACCCGCTGAATGTACGTGTCGGAAAGAGTGTATGCCACTTCGATGTTTAGACCGCCGTCAATGGCGGCACGCGTTGCCATGGTGACAAAGGCGATAAAGGCATTTTTGGACTGCCGAAGGTTGTCGTTCGGGTTTGAAACCATTATGCCCACATTACCGGTGTAGGGCATTGCGGAGTAAAACTTGAGGTTCTTCAGGTCGTCGGTGCGGATGCACAGCCACAGGAGTTTTTCGTACTGGTACGTTCCGTGGTAGCGGTTCAGCTCTCTGGCAGACTGCAGGTTTTTGTCAAAA encodes:
- the feoB gene encoding ferrous iron transport protein B → MAITIALAGNPNCGKTTLFNDLTGSSQYVGNWPGVTVEKKEGRLKGHKDVIIQDLPGIYSLSPYTLEEVVTRNYLVNEKPDVILNIIDGTNIERNLYLTTQLLELGIPVLIAVNMMDLVQKSGDLIDTQKLGAELHCRVVEISALKGKGGMEAAEQAASLAASTVQPGDRPHVFEGSVEHAIAHVEESIQAKVDLKNLRWYAIKLFERDEKVQEELNLDEALKAHLEAHIAECEKEMEDDAESIITNQRYAYIKGVINKAVRKRAKKGSLTTSDKIDRIVTNRILALPIFAGIIWLMYYISVTTVGDVATSFMNDTLFGAVIPDAVTGWLTSVNAAPWLQSLLVDGIIGGVGTVLGFVPQMLLIFFFLSVLEDSGYMARVAFIMDRIFRRFGLSGKSFIPMLIGSGCGVPAIMATRTIENEKDRRMTIMLAPFIPCTAKTVIIGMITVTFFPHSSFIAPAMYLLGIVIIVLSGIAMKKTKYFGGDPAPFVMELPAYHIPSFKGVLIHMWERARAFIIKAGTIIFVACVVIWLLSKFSWNMQFLDDQIDQSILASIGGAVSWFFAPLGFGNWKGAVAVISAEMAKEQAIGTLAVLNGVADGAADSAVSAGIATMFTAAGAFSFMVLNLFDPPCLVAMATTMREMGSRKWGWIAIGYQCAVGYALAFICYQFGVLFTGASFSVGTAFALAVIALIIYLVARKNKYKEHNTESVRAVSAAAGR
- a CDS encoding FeoB-associated Cys-rich membrane protein; the encoded protein is MLATVLITLVLVALMAAVIAREIYNRKHGKGGCSGCSGGCSSCSGNCHPK
- a CDS encoding helix-turn-helix domain-containing protein, whose amino-acid sequence is MEQYHVLCKSLSKLLDTTVRYFDREMTMLCIFPRQSGTEDALKTDYALLVSMLQESLNGNEPVVFVHAHKYYALVPVLQEKILCGLYIIGPVQEKLDKKSNLAFSAKLTSAVTLIHFEASGELLEESEILFLGSMNDTRLETKKDFDKNLQSARELNRYHGTYQYEKLLWLCIRTDDLKNLKFYSAMPYTGNVGIMVSNPNDNLRQSKNAFIAFVTMATRAAIDGGLNIEVAYTLSDTYIQRVESAASALEVDSLAEKVLLEFTTRVKRSKLSSYSKPIQKCMEYVQNHIFEKLKVQTIAAYTGYNSSYLAQLFKKETRQSLVDYINEQKIEEAQGLLKYSEYSSSEISYLLSYSSQSYFISLFKKHTGLTPKEYQLQSAQMPLFDEHGNFQGTSHADTASSVQGA